In Erinaceus europaeus chromosome 10, mEriEur2.1, whole genome shotgun sequence, one DNA window encodes the following:
- the LOC103128971 gene encoding zinc finger protein 782-like: protein MESTDFSAQVYFYVLAVLCICRSCLTSQLNLPDSIFFKISRMNTSQASLSFKDVTVEFTQEEWCYMGPSQRILYRDVMLENYSNLASVGHCFIKPEMIIRLEQGEDRWLLEHEFLSRNYPRLHKEKSHSEFMENECNKNENYFSITAQLLRTDTGEQSMGEKAHCKDYYQTHSRMKILECGENLIYSSAITVQQRTHAMTECCEDNAYREIFTSQPAFNIIHKTDGKEEHYEYNECQNSFSKELSFILQQAHIGLNIFECSHCGKTFAFKSSLAVHQRIHTGETL from the exons ATGGAAAGCACTGATTTTTCTGCACAAGTCTATTTCTATGTCTTGGCTGTACTATGTATTTGCAGGTCTTGCCTCACCTCCCAGCTGAATCTTCCAGATTCTATTTTTTTCAAGATCAGCAGAATGAACACTTCTCAG GCATCACTGTCATTCAAGGATGTGACTGTAGAGTTCACCCAGGAGGAGTGGTGCTACATGGGCCCTTCTCAGAGGATCTTGTACCGTGATGTGATGTTGGAAAACTACAGCAACCTTGCTTCAGTAG GACATTGCTTTATAAAACCAGAAATGATCATCAGGTTGGAACAAGGAGAAGATCGATGGTTATTAGAGCATGAATTTCTGAGCAGGAATTATCCAC GTCTTCACAAAGAGAAGAGTCACTCTGAATTTATGGAAAATGAATGTAATAAAAATGAGAACTATTTCAGTATTACTGCTCAGCTTCTGAGAACTGATACAGGAGAGCAATCCATGGGTGAAAAAGCACATTGTAAAGACTATTACCAAACTCACTCAAGAATGAAAATTCTTGAATGTGGAGAAAATCTCATCTACAGTTCAGCCATTACAGTACAACAAAGAACTCATGCAATGACAGAATGCTGTGAGGACAATGCATATAGGGAAATTTTTACTTCTCAGCCAGCCTTCAATATAATTCATAAAACTGATGGAAAGGAAGAACACTATGAATACAATGAATGCCAGAACTCCTTCTCTAAAGAGTTGTCATTTATTTTACAGCAAGCACACATAGGTCTGAATATCTTTGAATGTAGTCATTGTGGGAAAACTTTTGCATTTAAATCATCCCTAGCAGTACATCAGAGAATTCACAcgggagaaaccctatga